One part of the Gemmatimonadota bacterium genome encodes these proteins:
- a CDS encoding ABC transporter ATP-binding protein, protein MRGAPEFRARGVTFRYPRSARPALDGVDFHAPAGVLSTVIGPNGSGKSTLLRVLLGAHVPTTGEVTFAGASVPAWDRRALARRVGVVPQSETVAFPMRVRDYVAMGRYPHVGPWRPMADSDHAAVSDAMARCDAGAFADRLLSTLSGGEMQRVRIARALAQEPEALVLDEPTAALDVRHEMAIFSLLLGLAREGRAVVLVTHSLNLSGRFADRVLLLDRGRPRAEGPPGDVLRQEHIERVYEWPVRITTHPGPGRDQGAPQVVPLRRPIRPGPQPIPPA, encoded by the coding sequence GTGAGGGGGGCGCCCGAGTTCCGCGCCCGGGGCGTGACGTTTCGCTACCCGAGGAGCGCGCGGCCGGCGCTCGACGGCGTCGACTTCCACGCGCCCGCGGGCGTCCTGTCGACGGTGATAGGCCCCAACGGCAGCGGCAAATCGACGCTGCTCCGGGTGCTGCTCGGCGCCCACGTTCCCACCACCGGCGAGGTCACGTTCGCCGGCGCATCGGTGCCCGCGTGGGATCGGCGGGCGCTCGCGCGCCGGGTGGGAGTGGTCCCCCAATCGGAGACCGTGGCGTTCCCCATGCGCGTGCGTGACTACGTCGCCATGGGGCGCTACCCACACGTGGGACCGTGGCGACCCATGGCGGACTCCGACCACGCCGCCGTCTCCGACGCCATGGCGCGCTGCGACGCCGGCGCCTTCGCAGACCGCCTCCTGTCGACGCTGTCGGGCGGGGAGATGCAGCGCGTTCGCATCGCCCGCGCGTTGGCCCAGGAGCCCGAGGCGCTCGTCCTGGACGAGCCCACAGCGGCGCTCGACGTGCGCCACGAGATGGCCATTTTCTCGCTCCTGCTGGGCCTCGCCCGCGAGGGGCGCGCGGTGGTTCTCGTCACGCACTCGCTCAACCTCTCGGGGCGCTTCGCGGATCGCGTACTCCTTCTGGACCGGGGGCGGCCGAGGGCCGAGGGCCCTCCCGGCGATGTGCTTCGACAGGAGCACATCGAGCGGGTCTACGAGTGGCCCGTGCGCATCACGACACACCCGGGACCGGGTCGAGACCAGGGCGCGCCGCAGGTGGTGCCGCTGAGGAGACCGATCCGGCCCGGACCGCAACCCATTCCACCCGCATAG